In the genome of bacterium SCSIO 12827, the window GCCATGTGGAAGACAGCGTGAAAGCTGCGGCCATTCGCGCCGCCGCTTAATCCCGCGCCTCATATCGACCGGAAAACCGGCGCCCTCCTGGGGCGCCGGTTTTTCTGTGTGCAAGACAGGTTGGTTTTTGCTTGACATGCAAATGCGAATGATTTGCAATTGCATGGATTTACATGAACAAACAGCACATGGGACGGCATTGATGGGACATATGGGACCTGGCGGCGGAGACAGGATCGACGGGGCGATGCGGAGGGGCGCCGGTGCGCCGGTGGTGGCACCGCGCACCTTCGGCTACGAGGCCGGGGACGATGTCGTCGGCGGTACCGTGCCGGCTGCCGGGCGTTGCGGCCTGCGCCATCATGTTGCGGCCTGCGGCGCCATGGACCAGGGGACGGAACGTCCCCGGCGGCTTGATTTCTCCGACCTCGACCTGCCCGAATGCCTGCTGATCAAACCGATCCGCCTGTGGCTACACGGGCCGGAAAACTGGCCCCTGATCGGCGTGCAGTACCGCGCCCATTTCGGCGAGGTGCCGGCCATCCGGGCGATGGAGGCGCTGCGCGGGGTGATCGAAACCCTCAATGCCGGGGGGCGCCGCATGATGCATTTTCACAAGGCCTGGAAGCGCACGACCACCGGCGACGAACGCGCCCTGGTGGCGCTTGCCGCCGCCGTGCAGGCGGGCGATGGCGACCGGGCCCAGGCCATGGCCTTGCGTCTGGTCGGCCCCGACTGGCAACAGCCGCTGATCGACGACATGACGGCATTGTCCGCGGCCTTCACGGTTCGGGGCCACCGTTTCGTCCATCTGCCGCCCAGAGGGCAGGGGGGTGCCGGGTGGCACGCCGCGCCCGTCAGGGCCTTGCGCGAAACCCCGCCACGGCGAGCGCCAGCCAGCCGGCCATAAGGGCAAAGCCGCCCCAGGGGGCAAGAAAGGTCAGGCTCCATAGACCGAGCGCCGTCGCACCGTAGAGCGCGCCCGAGAAAAGCAGGATGCCCAACGTGAACAGGGCCGCCGCCCCAGCGGCCCACGGCCCGGCCCTGGTCCCTACCCGATCCCGGACCAGGGCCGCGCCGATCAGGGCCAGGGTGTGCCACATGTGAAAGCGGTTGGCGGTGGCGAACTGGTCCTTAAGGACCGCATCGCCCTCCAGCCCGTGGCTGCCATAGGCGGCCAGCGCCACGGCAAGGGCGCCTGAAACGCCGGCCAGAACGATCCACCAACGCCCCGTCACGACTGTGGCTCCGGTTCAAGATCAAGGGGCTCAAGTTCGCGCAGTTCGTCCAGCAATGCCGCTTCGAACGCGCCACCGCCATCATCCAGGGCGTCGAGATAGGCCTTCACGTCCTTTTCGATGATGCCGATGGTGTTGTTCGGATCATACCCTTGGCGCGACCAGTCGATGGCGTTGATGTTGTCGCCGTACCAGGTGGACCCCGACGACATGGCCATGACGTCCAACAGTCGGCGCCGGTCGAGGCCGAGGGCCTGGGCCGAGGCCAGGGCCTTGCGCACGGCGACCACGCCGACCACGCCGACGAAATTGTTCAGCACCTTGCAGGTCATGCCGGCACCCACGGGACCGAGATGATGAATGCCGTCGCCCATGATCTTGAACAGGGGCATCAGGCGCTCCACCGTCAACTCGGCGCCGCCGACCATGAAGGTCAGCGTGCCACGGGCGGCGCGATAGGGGGCGCCCGACATGGGGGCGTCGGCGAAATCGACGCCGTCCGGCATGCACGCCGCCAAATCGGCCACGGCGCGCGGTGACAGGGTGGAGCAGGTCACGAATAGATCCGGGCGGCGATCCCGCCGCAGGATGCCCTGATCGCCGAAACACAGATCTTCCGTTTGCCGCAGATCGCGGACCACGGACAGCACGATGTCGCAGCGCGCGGCGAAATCACCCGCATCCGCGATCATGCGCGGTGCGAAATTTCCGAATTCGTCAATATTTCTGACGTCATGGCCCCAGACATCGACCCCCGCCGCCAGCAGACATTCCGCCATGGGCAGACCCATGGTGCCGCAGCCGGCAATGCCGATGGTCGCCGTGCCGCCAGTCGGACCGCTCACCGCGCGGCCTCGACCAGGGCGCGAAACAGGGCCTGATTGGGATCACGCTTATCCAAAAAGAATTCCGGATGCCACTGGACGCCCATGCAGAATTTTCGGTCGGGGCGTTCGGCCCCTTCGATCACCCCGTCCGGCGCCACGGCGTTGACCACCAGCGTCGGCGGCAGCGGGCGGGGGGCTTCGTTGTGTGCTGTGTTGACCATGATCTCATCGTGCCCGACGATCCGATGCAACAGGGTATCCGGCATCACGGTCACCGCATGGGCGGGTTCTTCCGCCGGTTTTTCATTGAGATGGTCGATGGGACCCGCGATTTCAGATTTCAAGTCGCGGATCAGGCTCGCACCCTCGACCGCGGCCAGCACCTGAAGGCCGGCGCAGATGCCCAACAAGGGGACATCCTGGTCGATGGCGGCCCGCACCAGAGGGACCTCGGCCGCATGGCGGGGATGGGGCGCTTCGGCGACGACGATCTCGCCGCCGTAATAGACCTCAGGGAAGGGGTAGAAGCCGCCCGGCACGATGACACCGCCGACGGCCTCCAGATAGTCGTCCCATCCCTCTGCGATATAGGGCAGGCCCACGGGCAATCCGCCCGCTGTCCATACGGCGTCAAAATACGCTTGGCGCAACGCGTAATGCGCGCGTCGGGAAAAGCTACCCTCTTCTTGGTAGTCAAGCAGGATGCCGATAACGGGACGGGTCATCACGGCCGTATGAAATCATCTGTGGGCAATGGTTGATCTCCGATCGGATCAAGGCCTAACCTTTAATGGGATTTATACCCGAGGGGAGAAGAATGGTCGAACAGAAGCCGCGGATGGAAGCACTTTCCATCGATCCCCAAGTGATGGAACCAAGATTGGCGGCGCTGTTCGAATACTGGACAGG includes:
- a CDS encoding gamma-glutamyl-gamma-aminobutyrate hydrolase family protein; the encoded protein is MTRPVIGILLDYQEEGSFSRRAHYALRQAYFDAVWTAGGLPVGLPYIAEGWDDYLEAVGGVIVPGGFYPFPEVYYGGEIVVAEAPHPRHAAEVPLVRAAIDQDVPLLGICAGLQVLAAVEGASLIRDLKSEIAGPIDHLNEKPAEEPAHAVTVMPDTLLHRIVGHDEIMVNTAHNEAPRPLPPTLVVNAVAPDGVIEGAERPDRKFCMGVQWHPEFFLDKRDPNQALFRALVEAAR
- a CDS encoding NAD(P)-dependent oxidoreductase gives rise to the protein MSGPTGGTATIGIAGCGTMGLPMAECLLAAGVDVWGHDVRNIDEFGNFAPRMIADAGDFAARCDIVLSVVRDLRQTEDLCFGDQGILRRDRRPDLFVTCSTLSPRAVADLAACMPDGVDFADAPMSGAPYRAARGTLTFMVGGAELTVERLMPLFKIMGDGIHHLGPVGAGMTCKVLNNFVGVVGVVAVRKALASAQALGLDRRRLLDVMAMSSGSTWYGDNINAIDWSRQGYDPNNTIGIIEKDVKAYLDALDDGGGAFEAALLDELRELEPLDLEPEPQS
- a CDS encoding DUF423 domain-containing protein, encoding MTGRWWIVLAGVSGALAVALAAYGSHGLEGDAVLKDQFATANRFHMWHTLALIGAALVRDRVGTRAGPWAAGAAALFTLGILLFSGALYGATALGLWSLTFLAPWGGFALMAGWLALAVAGFRARP